One window of the Pseudarthrobacter sp. ATCC 49987 genome contains the following:
- a CDS encoding CarD family transcriptional regulator: MVFEVGETVVYPHHGAAKIEEIKMRTVKGEEKMYLKLKVAQGDLTIEVPAENVDLVGVRDVVGKEGLEHVFEVLRAEFTEEPTNWSRRYKANLEKLASGDVIKVAEVVRDLWRRDHDRGLSAGEKRMLAKARQILISELALAEKTDEEKAASVLDEVLAS; encoded by the coding sequence ATGGTTTTTGAGGTCGGCGAGACAGTAGTTTACCCTCACCACGGTGCAGCCAAAATTGAAGAAATCAAGATGCGCACTGTCAAGGGCGAAGAGAAGATGTATCTCAAGCTCAAGGTGGCTCAGGGTGATCTGACCATTGAAGTTCCAGCAGAAAACGTAGACCTAGTTGGGGTCCGGGACGTAGTGGGCAAAGAAGGTCTGGAGCACGTGTTTGAAGTGCTGCGGGCCGAGTTCACTGAAGAACCCACCAACTGGTCACGTCGATACAAGGCAAACCTGGAGAAGCTTGCGTCCGGTGACGTCATCAAGGTGGCAGAGGTCGTCCGTGACCTGTGGCGCCGCGATCACGATCGGGGTCTCTCCGCAGGGGAGAAGCGCATGCTGGCCAAGGCACGCCAGATTCTGATTTCAGAACTGGCGCTAGCCGAAAAGACCGACGAAGAGAAGGCTGCAAGCGTTCTCGACGAGGTCCTGGCTTCCTAA